A genomic region of Planktothrix serta PCC 8927 contains the following coding sequences:
- a CDS encoding plastocyanin/azurin family copper-binding protein — protein sequence MIKFNFNFKLLFKQISVSLCLLLILILGWNSIEIQPAFAAVDLSRQPATEVTVSLSNESGELKFFPDHFKFEAGKPYKLILKNPSPGKHYFTAKDFADMSWTQKVESGKLEVKGAIHDLELKPGGEATWVFVPIRTGTYSLRCSIPGHTEAGMKGEIIITEQS from the coding sequence ATGATCAAATTTAATTTCAATTTTAAATTATTATTTAAGCAAATTTCCGTTAGTTTGTGTTTATTATTGATCCTAATTTTAGGATGGAATTCTATTGAGATTCAACCTGCTTTCGCTGCGGTTGATTTATCCCGTCAACCTGCTACGGAAGTTACCGTTAGTTTAAGTAATGAATCAGGAGAATTAAAATTTTTCCCAGATCACTTCAAATTTGAAGCCGGAAAACCCTATAAATTAATCTTAAAAAATCCCAGTCCCGGTAAACATTATTTCACTGCTAAAGATTTTGCGGATATGAGTTGGACGCAAAAAGTTGAGTCTGGGAAATTAGAAGTTAAAGGCGCAATTCACGATTTAGAATTAAAACCGGGTGGAGAAGCAACCTGGGTCTTCGTTCCCATCAGAACCGGAACTTATAGTTTACGCTGTTCTATCCCCGGACATACGGAAGCTGGAATGAAAGGGGAAATTATTATTACTGAACAGTCTTAA
- a CDS encoding VOC family protein, with amino-acid sequence MHHASIRTANIHRAIAFYEILGFTVCERFTTGYTLACWMEGLNGRIELIEIPQPKPAPDAFSDEHYVGYYHLSFDLTNQVSDLASWLNDLKHQLHQATEEQPNLFQPLKILLEPMQQMIGDQVYEVMFIADTDGLPLEFIRILSAV; translated from the coding sequence ATGCACCATGCGTCAATTCGGACGGCTAATATTCATCGAGCGATCGCATTTTATGAAATCCTAGGATTTACGGTTTGTGAACGCTTTACAACGGGATATACCTTAGCGTGTTGGATGGAAGGTTTAAACGGTCGAATTGAATTAATTGAAATTCCCCAACCGAAACCCGCCCCTGATGCGTTTTCCGATGAGCATTATGTTGGCTATTATCATCTTTCGTTTGATTTAACAAATCAAGTTTCTGATTTAGCCAGTTGGTTAAATGATCTTAAACATCAGTTGCATCAAGCGACGGAAGAACAGCCTAATCTATTCCAACCGTTAAAGATTCTATTAGAACCCATGCAACAAATGATCGGAGATCAAGTTTATGAAGTCATGTTTATTGCGGACACAGACGGTTTACCCTTAGAATTTATCCGCATTTTGTCGGCTGTCTAA
- a CDS encoding adenylate/guanylate cyclase domain-containing protein: protein MASLSRLFGSNQNAPKLSLRVVFVVPFLLQIFASVGLTGWLSFRNGSIAVNDLATQLRIELSNRIQQELHTYLETPHIVNQINVDTLKMGLINLNNTSQMERYLWNQLQQFQTASYIGIGLQNGYYIGANRNDDGTIEFDIVDQRTSGKFEKWLTNNQGDRSQLLSVRENYDPRVRPWYKAGVKAGKSVWSEIYAYFGSRVLVISANQPIYNQKKQLLGVASTDLTLERISQFLNGLKIGKTGQTFVMEKNGYLVATSTLEETFIVNAKKEETERIKAVKSSNPLTQATSRYLVEHFGNLDQIQQSTQLTFEINGKHQYLQVTPLSDQRGINWLIVVVVPESDFMAEIHANNQTTILLCLVALFVATLCGILTARWISTPILRLSQASQAIASGELDQTIPVESIQELGILANSFNTMTQQLKASFNELEKTNAELEKRVEERTADLRLEKERSEQLLLNILPEAIAEQLKQDTKAIASAIEEVTILFADIVGFTPLSSKVPPIELVGVLNEMFSIFDNLAEHNGLEKIKTIGDAYMVVGGLPLPKPNHAEAIADMALGMQAAMSHFQAPLERFNIGSQFQIRIGINTGSVVAGVIGIKKFIYDLWGDAVNIASRMESSGEPGRIQVTEATYERIKHQYNFEKRGKISIKGKGEMTTYWLVGKK from the coding sequence ATGGCATCTCTATCTCGTCTATTTGGATCAAATCAAAACGCACCTAAACTATCCCTGCGGGTTGTTTTTGTCGTTCCTTTTCTACTCCAAATTTTTGCATCAGTCGGATTAACGGGATGGTTATCTTTTCGCAATGGTTCCATCGCCGTTAATGATTTAGCGACTCAATTAAGAATTGAATTAAGTAACCGTATTCAACAGGAACTCCACACCTATTTAGAAACTCCCCATATTGTTAATCAAATTAATGTTGATACCTTAAAAATGGGATTAATTAATCTCAATAATACTTCCCAAATGGAACGGTATCTCTGGAATCAGTTACAACAATTTCAAACCGCAAGTTATATTGGAATTGGATTGCAAAATGGCTATTATATTGGCGCAAATCGTAACGATGATGGCACAATAGAATTTGATATTGTTGATCAAAGAACATCAGGAAAATTTGAAAAATGGTTAACCAATAATCAAGGCGATCGCAGTCAATTATTGAGTGTTCGAGAGAATTATGATCCGAGGGTTCGTCCTTGGTATAAAGCAGGGGTGAAAGCCGGAAAATCCGTTTGGAGTGAAATTTATGCTTATTTTGGTTCCAGAGTTCTCGTGATTTCAGCTAACCAACCCATTTATAATCAAAAAAAACAGCTATTAGGGGTAGCGAGTACCGATTTAACTTTAGAACGGATTAGTCAATTTCTCAATGGTTTAAAAATTGGCAAAACTGGACAAACTTTTGTGATGGAAAAAAATGGCTATTTAGTCGCTACATCCACCTTAGAAGAAACCTTTATTGTTAATGCTAAAAAAGAGGAAACAGAACGGATCAAAGCCGTTAAAAGTAGTAATCCTTTAACCCAAGCCACCTCTCGTTATTTAGTCGAACATTTTGGTAATTTAGATCAGATTCAACAGTCAACTCAACTTACCTTTGAGATTAATGGTAAACACCAATATCTCCAAGTCACTCCTTTGTCTGATCAACGGGGAATTAATTGGTTAATTGTGGTTGTAGTTCCTGAATCTGATTTTATGGCAGAAATTCATGCTAATAATCAGACTACTATTTTATTATGTTTAGTGGCGTTATTTGTAGCAACATTATGTGGAATTTTGACCGCTCGTTGGATTAGTACGCCGATTTTACGCCTGAGTCAAGCCAGTCAAGCGATCGCCAGTGGAGAACTTGATCAAACGATTCCTGTAGAATCCATTCAAGAATTAGGGATTTTAGCTAATTCTTTTAATACAATGACGCAACAGTTAAAAGCCTCGTTTAATGAGTTAGAAAAAACCAATGCAGAATTAGAAAAACGAGTTGAAGAACGCACGGCGGATTTAAGGTTAGAAAAAGAACGTTCAGAACAATTATTATTAAATATTTTACCCGAAGCCATTGCTGAACAACTCAAACAAGATACAAAAGCGATCGCATCTGCGATTGAAGAAGTTACGATATTATTTGCTGATATTGTCGGATTTACGCCGCTTTCTTCTAAAGTTCCTCCCATAGAATTAGTCGGTGTTCTCAATGAAATGTTCTCCATTTTTGATAATTTAGCCGAACACAATGGATTAGAAAAAATTAAAACCATTGGGGATGCGTATATGGTGGTCGGAGGTTTACCCTTACCCAAACCCAATCATGCAGAAGCGATCGCAGATATGGCGTTAGGAATGCAAGCCGCTATGTCTCATTTTCAAGCGCCTTTAGAACGATTTAATATCGGATCTCAATTTCAAATTAGAATCGGAATTAATACGGGTTCAGTCGTGGCGGGTGTGATTGGAATTAAAAAGTTTATTTATGATTTATGGGGAGATGCAGTTAATATTGCTTCTCGGATGGAATCTTCCGGGGAACCGGGACGCATTCAAGTCACAGAAGCCACCTATGAACGAATTAAACATCAATATAATTTTGAAAAACGGGGTAAAATTTCAATTAAAGGGAAGGGAGAAATGACAACCTATTGGTTAGTTGGGAAAAAATAA
- a CDS encoding DUF3086 domain-containing protein, with protein MSEPIEEVTTQLGQRVSTLQRQEQELQQKIAQLQATNAKMQQEQLALTQSMGKLISSALDQLEQRKQTLQIEVEKLERRRDRIQKEMRTSFAGVSQELAIRVQGFKDYLVGSLQDLVATTEQLELLPETPPPTPIAEVSPPPQPVRGDRGDRGDSGDNSQTAPIPQFSEQGFQEQTKRIRQLLDQYRSSPDYYGAPWQLRRTFEPIHAKRVSNWFFTQGGRGALRTMGSRLQNILIASATISVLRNLYGNRLRTLVLANTPERLGEWRRGLQDCLGIDRRDFGPEQGIVLFEEPEVLSQKAERLVKEGRLPFIIIDDMEDKISLSLLQFPLWLAFAPDPQTQQQQPIERF; from the coding sequence ATGTCCGAACCCATAGAAGAAGTGACCACTCAGTTAGGTCAACGGGTAAGCACGTTACAGCGTCAAGAACAAGAACTTCAACAAAAAATTGCTCAATTGCAGGCGACTAACGCCAAAATGCAGCAGGAGCAATTGGCCTTAACTCAGTCGATGGGGAAATTAATCTCCTCAGCGTTAGATCAGTTAGAACAACGTAAACAAACCTTACAAATTGAAGTCGAAAAATTAGAACGTCGCCGCGATCGCATTCAAAAAGAAATGCGAACCTCCTTCGCTGGAGTTTCCCAAGAACTCGCCATCCGCGTCCAAGGATTTAAAGATTATTTAGTCGGGAGTTTACAAGATTTAGTCGCCACGACTGAACAATTGGAACTTTTACCCGAAACTCCTCCCCCAACACCGATAGCAGAGGTTTCTCCACCCCCCCAACCCGTGAGAGGAGACAGGGGAGACAGGGGAGATAGTGGGGACAATTCCCAAACCGCCCCGATCCCGCAATTTTCAGAACAGGGATTTCAGGAACAAACCAAGAGAATTCGCCAACTCCTCGATCAATATCGGAGTTCTCCCGATTATTATGGCGCTCCTTGGCAATTGCGGCGTACCTTTGAACCCATACACGCCAAACGGGTTTCCAATTGGTTCTTTACCCAAGGAGGACGGGGTGCGTTACGGACAATGGGGAGTCGTTTACAAAATATTTTGATTGCTTCGGCGACGATTTCCGTGCTTAGAAATCTCTATGGAAATCGTTTAAGAACCTTGGTTTTAGCCAATACTCCTGAACGTTTGGGAGAGTGGCGACGGGGACTACAAGATTGTTTAGGAATTGATCGCCGCGATTTTGGCCCCGAACAGGGAATTGTATTATTTGAAGAGCCGGAAGTTTTATCTCAAAAAGCTGAACGCCTCGTCAAAGAGGGACGATTACCGTTCATTATTATTGATGATATGGAAGACAAAATTAGTCTATCTTTACTTCAATTTCCCCTGTGGTTAGCCTTCGCTCCCGATCCCCAAACCCAACAACAACAACCAATTGAACGGTTTTAA
- the plsY gene encoding glycerol-3-phosphate 1-O-acyltransferase PlsY, producing MIEWLLINTGLLVIAYFLGSMPTGYAIGRWFYNVDILAEGSGSTGATNILRTLGKFPALLVLLIDILKGTSAVALVFWVYSLSLTSELATTAGIQHPEQLQYWIAILAGLIVIIGHTKSIWIGWRGGKSVASSLGILFALDWKLALATLGIFALVLAISRIVSLSSIAGAIGIAILMIMTGEPLPYQIFAIAGGIYVIWRHRSNIDRILKGTEPRVGEKLTTQVQS from the coding sequence ATGATTGAATGGTTATTAATTAATACGGGATTATTAGTAATAGCTTATTTCCTGGGTTCTATGCCAACGGGATATGCTATAGGACGTTGGTTTTATAACGTTGATATTCTGGCTGAGGGTTCGGGTTCTACAGGTGCAACAAATATCCTCAGAACCTTGGGAAAATTCCCCGCTTTGCTGGTTTTACTAATTGATATTTTAAAAGGAACATCAGCAGTTGCTCTGGTTTTTTGGGTTTATTCCCTTTCCTTAACGTCTGAACTCGCTACAACAGCCGGAATTCAACATCCTGAACAATTGCAATATTGGATAGCGATTCTGGCGGGATTAATTGTTATTATTGGTCATACAAAATCGATTTGGATTGGATGGAGAGGAGGAAAATCCGTTGCTTCAAGTCTGGGAATTTTATTCGCCTTAGATTGGAAATTAGCTTTAGCCACATTAGGGATTTTTGCCCTAGTTTTAGCTATTTCTCGGATTGTTTCCTTAAGTTCGATAGCCGGAGCAATTGGAATTGCGATTTTAATGATTATGACAGGAGAACCCTTACCTTATCAAATATTTGCGATCGCAGGCGGAATTTATGTGATCTGGCGACATCGCAGTAATATTGATCGGATTCTCAAAGGAACAGAACCCAGAGTTGGCGAAAAATTAACCACCCAAGTTCAATCATAA